One Simonsiella muelleri ATCC 29453 DNA window includes the following coding sequences:
- a CDS encoding helix-turn-helix domain-containing protein, with translation MTQKNADNRDWHRADIVAALKKRGKSVRKFSVEAELSPNTLISTLQFKYPRGEKIIADALGLKPHEIWPSRYDENSVSHSV, from the coding sequence ATGACACAAAAAAACGCTGATAACCGAGATTGGCATCGCGCTGATATTGTGGCTGCTCTGAAAAAACGGGGTAAGTCTGTACGAAAATTTTCCGTAGAAGCTGAGCTAAGTCCCAATACTTTAATAAGTACTTTGCAATTCAAATACCCACGTGGTGAGAAAATCATTGCTGACGCACTGGGCTTAAAGCCACATGAAATCTGGCCCAGTCGTTATGATGAAAATTCTGTAAGCCACTCCGTTTAA
- a CDS encoding putative transporter, with protein MFKSFFGNRKWWAWSLGGSLIILLATWYRVELDVQINQWFGEFYDTIQQVLKKPNSMTFPDFMKLLLKFAQIAGISMIVAVLGDFFGRHYIFRWREAMTEYYQSHWEKVRHIEGSSQRIQEDTMRFAKIMETLGVSFLQAILTLIAFLPLLWELSKQVTQMPWIGYVDHALVYVALLFSLAGTVILAVVGIKLPGLEFNNQKVEAAYRKELVLGEDHIDRAQLSVLKDLFEDIRKNNYRLYWHYMYFDLARWSYLQFAVIVPYIALAPSLLMGLLTLGTLQQIVRAFNKVQDSFQFLVQSWTTIVELLSIYKRLKGFEQQIRG; from the coding sequence ATGTTTAAGAGTTTTTTTGGGAATAGAAAATGGTGGGCGTGGTCGCTGGGTGGTTCATTGATTATTTTATTGGCAACTTGGTATCGTGTGGAATTGGACGTACAAATCAATCAATGGTTTGGCGAATTTTATGACACGATTCAACAAGTTTTGAAAAAGCCCAATAGCATGACGTTTCCTGATTTTATGAAATTATTGCTGAAGTTTGCGCAAATTGCGGGTATTTCCATGATTGTGGCGGTGTTAGGGGATTTTTTTGGGCGACATTATATTTTTCGTTGGCGCGAAGCCATGACCGAATATTACCAATCTCATTGGGAAAAAGTGCGCCATATTGAAGGCTCTTCGCAACGAATTCAAGAAGATACTATGCGTTTTGCCAAAATTATGGAAACACTGGGCGTGAGTTTTTTGCAAGCCATTTTAACTTTAATTGCGTTTTTGCCGTTGCTGTGGGAGTTGAGCAAACAAGTTACGCAAATGCCGTGGATTGGGTATGTTGATCATGCGCTGGTGTATGTAGCATTGTTGTTTTCGTTGGCTGGGACGGTGATTTTGGCGGTGGTGGGCATAAAATTACCGGGGTTGGAATTCAATAATCAGAAAGTGGAAGCGGCGTACCGCAAAGAATTGGTGTTGGGCGAAGACCATATAGACCGCGCACAACTATCAGTTTTAAAAGATTTATTTGAAGATATTCGCAAAAATAATTATCGTCTGTATTGGCATTATATGTATTTTGATTTGGCGCGTTGGTCATATTTGCAATTTGCGGTGATTGTGCCATATATCGCGCTTGCACCGAGTTTGTTGATGGGTTTGTTGACATTGGGCACGTTGCAACAAATTGTTCGCGCGTTTAATAAGGTGCAAGATTCATTTCAATTTTTGGTGCAATCGTGGACCACAATTGTGGAATTGTTGTCTATTTACAAACGATTAAAAGGTTTTGAACAACAAATTCGCGGTTAA
- a CDS encoding L-lactate permease — protein MSIFLSIFPILLLIVLMIGFKMRGDHSAMLAVLSAVLIAIFAVPNLAGFTPPEGYNAGYVGWAFVEGILKAVFPILIVILMALFSYNVLLESKQIEVIKQQFTNISGDKRIQVLLIVWGFGGLLEGMAGFGTAVAIPAAILIGLGFSPRFAALVSLIGNSVATGFGAVGIPVITLAKEVFGSTVTAEQTHAIAGDVVIQLGLLMFLVPFVILTLTDTAKKYILPNVILSAVVGGLSLAVQFVSAYFIGAETPAILGSIACIVFIVLYAKLTEKKETPADKVITGKQMAKAWAVYGFILFFIIMASPLSGPISAFLKSTLVSKIHLPIYAEGKAFSFGWLSNAGLMLFLGAFIGGLVQGVSASKLFQILGQTLIKMKSSGITVISLVAMSAIMSHSSMIAVIAKGLVDATGTLYPLVAPLVGAIGTFATGSDTSSNILFGKLQASVADQLGMDKAWLAAANTAGATGGKIISPQSIAIATAACEQQGQEGAFLRSAMPYAAVYVIIAGITVYCFTTLAL, from the coding sequence ATGAGTATTTTCTTATCTATTTTTCCTATTTTGTTGCTGATTGTGTTGATGATTGGCTTCAAAATGCGTGGCGACCACAGTGCGATGCTGGCAGTGTTGTCAGCTGTTTTGATTGCGATTTTCGCTGTACCCAATCTGGCGGGGTTCACGCCACCCGAAGGCTATAACGCTGGGTATGTTGGCTGGGCATTTGTGGAAGGTATTTTAAAAGCAGTATTCCCAATTTTAATCGTGATTTTGATGGCGTTGTTCAGTTACAATGTATTGTTAGAAAGCAAACAAATCGAAGTGATTAAACAACAATTTACCAATATTTCAGGCGATAAACGCATTCAAGTTTTGTTAATTGTGTGGGGCTTTGGTGGTTTGCTGGAAGGCATGGCTGGTTTTGGTACAGCGGTGGCAATTCCTGCGGCGATTTTGATTGGTTTGGGTTTTTCACCTCGTTTTGCGGCGTTGGTTTCACTGATTGGTAACAGCGTGGCGACAGGCTTTGGCGCGGTGGGTATTCCAGTGATTACATTAGCAAAAGAAGTATTTGGTTCAACAGTTACCGCTGAACAAACTCATGCAATTGCAGGAGATGTGGTCATTCAATTGGGCTTACTGATGTTCCTTGTGCCATTTGTGATTTTGACTTTAACCGATACCGCGAAAAAATACATCTTGCCAAACGTGATTTTGTCAGCTGTGGTAGGTGGTTTGTCGTTGGCGGTGCAATTTGTGTCAGCGTATTTTATCGGCGCGGAAACACCTGCAATTTTGGGTAGCATTGCGTGTATTGTGTTTATCGTGTTGTACGCCAAATTAACCGAGAAAAAAGAAACCCCTGCCGACAAAGTCATTACAGGTAAACAAATGGCAAAAGCGTGGGCAGTATATGGATTTATCTTATTTTTCATCATCATGGCAAGCCCTTTATCTGGTCCAATTAGTGCGTTTTTGAAATCCACTTTGGTTAGCAAAATTCATTTACCAATTTATGCCGAAGGCAAAGCATTCAGTTTTGGTTGGTTGTCTAATGCGGGTTTGATGTTGTTTTTGGGTGCATTCATCGGTGGTTTGGTGCAAGGCGTATCAGCTAGCAAATTATTCCAAATTTTGGGTCAAACTTTGATTAAAATGAAATCTTCGGGCATTACGGTAATTTCTTTGGTGGCAATGAGCGCGATTATGAGCCACAGCAGCATGATTGCGGTAATTGCCAAAGGTTTGGTTGATGCAACGGGTACGTTGTATCCATTGGTTGCGCCGTTGGTGGGTGCGATTGGTACGTTTGCGACAGGTAGCGACACGTCATCTAATATTTTGTTTGGCAAATTGCAAGCGTCTGTCGCCGACCAATTGGGCATGGATAAAGCTTGGCTGGCAGCAGCGAATACAGCGGGTGCAACTGGCGGCAAAATCATTTCGCCACAAAGCATTGCGATTGCTACTGCAGCGTGTGAACAACAAGGTCAAGAAGGGGCGTTCTTGCGTTCTGCGATGCCTTATGCAGCGGTGTATGTGATTATTGCGGGAATTACGGTATATTGTTTTACGACATTGGCGTTGTAA
- a CDS encoding (Fe-S)-binding protein translates to MNTNSTKPTDIYFFGTCVLDMFMPEAGMDAITLIEQQGIKVHFPMEQSCCGQPAYSSGHPKEAFEVAKAQLDLFPENYPIVVPSGSCGGMMALHWRKLFAGSEYETKANQIADRVVEFTHFLLNIGYEPKDQGEPIKVAVHTSCAARREMDVHTSGWKLIDSLQNVERVVHDHESECCGFGGTFSVKHSNISGAMVTDKVQALKDTGATAIVSADCGCMMNIGGKIAKDEPNMPRPQHIASFLLKRTGGKA, encoded by the coding sequence ATGAACACAAATTCAACCAAACCAACCGACATTTATTTTTTCGGAACGTGCGTATTGGATATGTTTATGCCCGAAGCAGGCATGGACGCCATTACACTCATTGAACAACAAGGTATTAAAGTCCATTTTCCTATGGAACAAAGTTGCTGCGGTCAACCAGCTTATTCGTCTGGACACCCAAAAGAAGCCTTTGAAGTGGCTAAAGCACAACTGGATTTATTCCCCGAAAATTATCCGATTGTTGTGCCATCAGGTTCATGCGGTGGCATGATGGCTCTGCACTGGCGCAAATTGTTTGCAGGCAGCGAGTACGAAACCAAAGCCAATCAAATCGCCGACCGTGTAGTGGAATTTACCCACTTTTTACTCAACATCGGCTATGAACCCAAAGACCAAGGCGAACCAATTAAAGTCGCCGTCCACACGTCTTGTGCAGCACGCCGTGAAATGGACGTACACACAAGCGGTTGGAAATTAATTGACAGCCTGCAAAACGTAGAACGCGTGGTACATGACCACGAAAGCGAATGTTGTGGATTCGGTGGCACATTCTCCGTGAAACATTCTAATATTTCTGGCGCAATGGTTACCGACAAAGTCCAAGCACTTAAAGATACAGGCGCAACCGCCATTGTCAGCGCGGATTGCGGTTGTATGATGAATATCGGTGGCAAAATCGCCAAAGATGAACCCAATATGCCACGCCCACAACACATCGCATCATTCTTATTAAAACGCACTGGAGGTAAAGCATGA
- a CDS encoding LutC/YkgG family protein → MSAARYNILNKLKAANATVLREPEVAEYYAEMTPTWESDVARLKHWAKTMRAVKTEIFWVTEKNWTDVLNQVIEQKNLQNILLPTQTESGKKAIKAVQAAGKAQVKHFDRVIEDWKDEFFADIQAGFTDVRCGIAHTGTVMLFPTPAEPRTQSLVPPVHIALFDASKMYDTFYAAMIGEKMAEDMPTNVVLVSGPSKTADIQLTLAYGAHGPKDMVILAILPKGVKAEDLAE, encoded by the coding sequence ATGAGTGCCGCTCGCTACAATATTTTAAATAAACTAAAAGCTGCCAATGCTACCGTCTTGCGTGAACCTGAAGTGGCTGAATATTATGCAGAAATGACCCCAACTTGGGAAAGCGATGTCGCTCGCTTGAAACATTGGGCAAAAACCATGCGGGCGGTAAAAACTGAAATTTTTTGGGTAACCGAAAAAAATTGGACAGATGTATTAAACCAAGTGATTGAACAAAAAAATTTGCAAAATATTCTGTTGCCCACACAAACCGAAAGCGGCAAAAAAGCCATCAAAGCGGTTCAGGCTGCTGGTAAGGCGCAAGTCAAACATTTTGACCGCGTGATTGAAGATTGGAAAGATGAATTTTTTGCGGATATCCAAGCTGGTTTTACTGATGTTCGTTGTGGCATCGCGCACACAGGTACGGTAATGTTATTCCCCACACCCGCTGAACCACGTACGCAAAGCCTTGTTCCACCAGTACATATTGCGTTGTTTGACGCGAGCAAAATGTATGACACATTTTACGCGGCAATGATTGGCGAAAAAATGGCAGAAGATATGCCTACGAATGTGGTGTTGGTGTCTGGGCCATCTAAAACAGCAGATATTCAATTAACGCTGGCTTATGGCGCACACGGCCCCAAAGATATGGTCATTTTAGCGATTTTGCCCAAAGGCGTAAAAGCAGAAGATTTGGCAGAATAA
- a CDS encoding LutB/LldF family L-lactate oxidation iron-sulfur protein, whose amino-acid sequence MTTQTVHFYPETFKQNAEVALADKPLRKSLRTAMDMLMTKRKAVLSDEHELQLLRDLCSHVRKRSLSRLPELLEQLESNLTKLGVKVHWAETPLEACQIIHGIIGDHQGKLMVKGKSMVSEEVELNHYLADHGVQAIESDLGEYIVQMAGEKPTHIVMPAIHKTKEQVSELFHKNIGTELTDDVDKLTGFARMALRDIYRTADVGLSGVNFAVAETGTLCLVENEGNGRLTTSVPPVHIAITGIEKVVAKLTDVVPLYSQLPRTAIGQNITTYFNMITGPRRSEELDGPQEMHLVLLDNGRTQAYVEEQMRQTLQCIRCGACMNHCPVYSRVGGAAYGTTYPGPIGEILSPHLLGLDKTRDLPTACSMCGACVEVCPVKIPITEQMQRLRVEAQRSPDEVVPHPIKGQGASHSLGEQLSWRIFDGLFSGKKSYMALGWTITKFRNLTPSWQFDWTKNHVPMKPAEKTLHQLMKEKLANKN is encoded by the coding sequence ATGACAACACAAACCGTTCATTTTTATCCCGAAACTTTCAAGCAAAATGCTGAAGTTGCCTTAGCAGACAAACCACTGCGTAAAAGTCTACGTACCGCAATGGATATGCTGATGACTAAACGCAAAGCTGTTTTGTCTGATGAACACGAATTGCAATTATTGCGCGATTTGTGTTCACACGTCCGCAAACGCTCACTCTCAAGGCTGCCTGAATTGCTGGAACAACTGGAAAGCAATTTAACCAAATTGGGTGTCAAAGTGCATTGGGCAGAAACGCCTTTAGAAGCCTGCCAAATTATTCATGGCATCATTGGCGACCATCAAGGTAAATTAATGGTCAAAGGCAAATCCATGGTTAGCGAAGAAGTAGAATTAAATCACTACCTTGCTGACCATGGCGTTCAAGCGATTGAAAGCGATTTGGGTGAATACATCGTGCAGATGGCCGGTGAAAAACCCACTCACATCGTGATGCCCGCCATTCACAAAACCAAAGAGCAAGTAAGTGAATTATTTCATAAAAATATTGGTACCGAATTAACCGATGATGTGGATAAATTAACAGGTTTTGCACGTATGGCGTTACGCGATATTTATCGCACCGCAGACGTGGGCTTAAGTGGTGTAAATTTTGCTGTTGCAGAAACTGGCACGTTGTGTTTGGTAGAAAATGAAGGCAACGGACGTTTGACAACCAGCGTACCGCCTGTTCACATCGCGATTACAGGCATTGAGAAAGTAGTCGCCAAATTAACCGACGTGGTGCCGTTATACAGCCAATTGCCACGCACCGCAATTGGTCAAAACATCACAACTTATTTCAACATGATTACAGGTCCACGCCGTAGCGAAGAATTAGACGGCCCACAAGAAATGCACTTGGTCTTGTTGGACAACGGTCGTACTCAAGCCTACGTTGAAGAGCAAATGCGCCAGACCTTGCAATGTATTCGTTGTGGTGCATGTATGAATCACTGTCCTGTGTATTCGCGTGTGGGTGGAGCGGCGTATGGTACAACTTATCCTGGTCCTATTGGCGAAATTTTGTCGCCCCATTTGTTGGGTTTGGACAAAACGCGTGATTTGCCAACTGCTTGCTCAATGTGTGGCGCGTGCGTGGAAGTTTGCCCTGTGAAAATTCCAATTACCGAACAAATGCAACGTTTGCGCGTAGAAGCGCAACGCAGTCCCGATGAAGTTGTCCCACATCCAATCAAAGGGCAAGGTGCATCACATTCATTGGGTGAACAATTGTCTTGGCGTATTTTTGATGGTTTGTTCTCGGGTAAAAAATCGTACATGGCATTGGGTTGGACAATTACCAAATTCCGTAATTTAACACCAAGCTGGCAATTCGATTGGACGAAAAATCACGTTCCCATGAAACCTGCTGAAAAAACATTGCATCAATTAATGAAAGAAAAATTAGCCAATAAAAATTAA
- the pyrH gene encoding UMP kinase — translation MSLKYKRVLLKLSGEALMGSDPFGINRETIMQMVQQVKEIVELGVEVAIVVGGGNIFRGVSAQAGSMDRATADYMGMLATVMNALALKEALESLGTKARVQSALTMQQVAEAYARPKALQYLEEGKVVIFAAGTGNPFFTTDTAAALRGAEMQCDVMLKATNVDGIYTADPKKDPSATRYQSVTFDEAIKKKLKVMDSTAFTLCQERNLNIVVFGIQKMGALKSVVLGEDEGTLVHN, via the coding sequence ATGAGCTTAAAATATAAACGTGTTTTATTAAAATTATCTGGCGAAGCCTTGATGGGAAGCGACCCTTTTGGCATCAATCGTGAAACCATTATGCAAATGGTTCAACAAGTTAAAGAAATTGTAGAATTAGGAGTAGAAGTCGCCATTGTGGTGGGTGGTGGCAATATTTTCCGTGGCGTGTCCGCACAAGCAGGCAGCATGGACAGGGCAACTGCCGATTATATGGGTATGTTGGCGACCGTTATGAACGCGCTGGCACTCAAAGAAGCTTTGGAAAGTTTGGGTACTAAAGCGCGTGTGCAATCTGCGTTAACCATGCAACAAGTTGCTGAAGCGTATGCACGTCCAAAAGCTTTACAGTATTTGGAAGAGGGCAAAGTTGTGATTTTTGCGGCTGGTACAGGCAATCCGTTTTTTACCACCGATACTGCGGCTGCTTTGCGTGGCGCAGAAATGCAGTGTGATGTGATGCTCAAAGCCACTAACGTGGATGGCATCTATACCGCTGACCCGAAAAAAGATCCATCGGCTACGCGTTATCAATCGGTTACGTTTGATGAAGCAATTAAGAAAAAATTGAAAGTGATGGATTCTACTGCGTTTACCTTATGCCAAGAACGTAATTTGAATATTGTGGTGTTTGGTATTCAAAAAATGGGTGCATTAAAAAGTGTGGTTTTAGGCGAAGATGAAGGCACTTTGGTTCATAATTAA
- a CDS encoding S24 family peptidase — MKSFAERLTFLWNDAKPTQIAKDLNLSISGVLRIIEKDTIPKADTLILIKKLKNCDWEWLMTGEGEPFPNSTDKPIFWKKPTDTKGNVIDIEEFVFIPYYDIQASAGSGLWANDEKQKNSLAFRRDWLGTFVSRNFEQLSVISVKGDSMSGVLEDRDTILIDHTQTQPQDGLFALRIGSDVFVKRVQRFPNSLFIKSANPEYEPFEINLSEETDESIAIIGKVVWLGRRI; from the coding sequence GTGAAATCATTTGCGGAGCGATTAACTTTTTTGTGGAACGATGCCAAACCCACTCAAATCGCTAAAGATTTAAATTTATCCATCAGTGGGGTATTGCGTATCATTGAAAAAGACACAATCCCTAAAGCAGATACATTGATTTTAATAAAAAAATTAAAGAATTGTGATTGGGAATGGTTAATGACAGGAGAAGGTGAGCCTTTCCCCAATTCAACTGACAAACCCATTTTTTGGAAAAAGCCAACTGACACAAAAGGCAATGTGATTGATATAGAAGAGTTTGTTTTTATTCCATATTATGATATCCAAGCAAGTGCAGGTAGTGGCTTATGGGCAAATGATGAAAAGCAGAAAAACAGCTTAGCTTTCCGCCGTGATTGGCTAGGCACTTTTGTCAGCAGAAACTTTGAACAACTCTCTGTTATTTCAGTAAAAGGGGACAGTATGTCGGGGGTACTGGAAGACAGGGATACCATTTTAATAGACCACACGCAAACCCAACCACAAGACGGTTTATTTGCATTGCGAATTGGTAGTGATGTTTTTGTCAAACGTGTTCAACGCTTTCCAAATAGCTTATTTATCAAGAGTGCCAATCCTGAATATGAACCTTTTGAAATTAATTTATCAGAAGAAACAGATGAAAGCATAGCAATCATTGGTAAAGTCGTGTGGCTTGGTCGCCGCATTTAA
- a CDS encoding inorganic phosphate transporter has protein sequence MKSTAIASNGLIHEGRPNLDHKPSKLTIFTFVSLMIFGLGYMIYNLTHDITATLESPTTLIPYVLLGVALLIALAFEFVNGFHDTANAVATVIYTHSLPATTAVVWSGFFNFLGVLASSGLVAFGIIALLPVELILQVGSASGFAMIFALLIAAILWNLGTWFFGLPASSSHTLVGSIVGVGIANALLHGRSATAGIDWAQVEKVGAALLISPIFGLGLAAAVYFLMKRLFAKRPELFEAPEGEQPPPLWIRALLILTCTGVSFFHGSNDGQKGMGLIMLILVGVVPMTYGLNHAISTEESAEFAALAQVTAQELRQIQVPNTTLMYDQSRNVLTTYLRDKQMNPNVVPALANIIENIGEQARVEPDIKQWNSKVVGNIRNNMYLTSETIKHLEKSQPQLWQGKVKEDVDAFKRNMDKATKFIPTWVKVMVALALGLGTMVGWKRIVVTVGEKIGKSHLTYAQGASAELVAVSTIAAADVFGMPVSTTHVLSSGIAGTMVANKAGLQKSTVKNLLLAWVLTLPAAILLSGSLFWLFSKLFVAV, from the coding sequence ATGAAATCCACTGCGATTGCGTCCAATGGTTTGATTCACGAGGGACGTCCGAATTTAGACCACAAGCCTAGCAAATTAACCATTTTCACTTTCGTTTCACTGATGATTTTTGGCTTGGGTTACATGATTTACAATTTAACTCATGACATTACCGCCACGTTAGAAAGCCCAACCACATTAATTCCTTATGTATTATTAGGTGTTGCACTGTTGATTGCGCTTGCATTTGAATTTGTCAATGGTTTCCATGACACCGCCAATGCAGTCGCTACCGTAATTTACACTCATTCTTTACCTGCAACCACGGCGGTGGTGTGGTCTGGTTTCTTCAATTTTTTAGGGGTATTGGCATCAAGTGGCTTGGTGGCATTTGGGATTATTGCGCTGCTGCCTGTTGAATTGATTTTACAAGTTGGGTCGGCGAGTGGTTTTGCGATGATTTTCGCATTGTTGATTGCAGCGATTTTGTGGAATTTAGGAACGTGGTTTTTTGGGCTGCCTGCATCGTCTTCTCATACTTTAGTGGGTTCTATTGTGGGAGTCGGCATTGCCAACGCTTTGTTACACGGTCGTAGTGCAACGGCTGGCATAGATTGGGCGCAAGTGGAAAAAGTGGGGGCAGCGTTGTTGATTTCGCCTATTTTTGGTTTGGGTTTGGCGGCAGCGGTCTATTTTCTGATGAAAAGATTGTTTGCCAAACGCCCCGAATTGTTTGAAGCTCCCGAAGGCGAACAACCTCCACCTTTGTGGATTCGTGCATTGTTGATTTTAACTTGTACGGGGGTATCATTTTTTCATGGCTCAAATGATGGACAAAAAGGCATGGGTTTGATTATGCTGATTTTGGTGGGCGTTGTGCCGATGACTTACGGTTTAAATCACGCGATTTCTACCGAAGAAAGTGCCGAATTTGCCGCTTTAGCGCAAGTAACTGCACAAGAATTGCGCCAAATTCAAGTACCCAATACCACATTGATGTACGACCAAAGTCGCAATGTTTTGACCACTTATTTACGCGACAAACAAATGAATCCAAATGTTGTGCCTGCTTTGGCAAACATCATTGAAAATATTGGCGAACAAGCACGCGTTGAACCCGATATCAAACAATGGAACAGCAAAGTAGTGGGCAATATTCGCAACAATATGTATTTAACTTCCGAAACCATCAAACATTTAGAAAAAAGCCAACCACAATTGTGGCAAGGTAAAGTCAAAGAAGATGTCGACGCATTCAAACGCAATATGGATAAAGCCACAAAATTTATCCCGACTTGGGTTAAAGTGATGGTGGCGTTGGCGTTGGGTTTGGGGACGATGGTGGGTTGGAAACGCATCGTGGTAACAGTCGGCGAAAAAATTGGCAAATCGCATTTGACTTACGCGCAAGGTGCATCGGCAGAATTGGTTGCGGTGTCTACGATTGCGGCAGCTGACGTATTTGGTATGCCTGTTTCTACCACACACGTTTTGTCGTCTGGTATCGCGGGTACGATGGTGGCAAATAAAGCAGGTTTGCAAAAATCTACCGTGAAAAATTTGTTATTGGCTTGGGTTTTGACTTTGCCAGCGGCGATTTTGTTGTCGGGTTCGTTGTTTTGGCTGTTTAGCAAATTGTTTGTCGCTGTTTAA
- a CDS encoding DUF3164 family protein, translated as MAKIRPVHVLLSDLKSEIMTDVHAFIDLSVEQYGVERSVKGNATLCSFDGKYQIKIAMQDKLHFDERIYAAKALIDECLNEWSENSRSELKLIVQAAFDVDKEGKINTVKVLALRRHDIQDEKWQRAMQAISDSLHIQTTREYVRFYERDDETGEYILINLDFAKL; from the coding sequence ATTGCCAAAATTCGTCCTGTACATGTTTTATTGTCTGATTTAAAAAGCGAAATCATGACAGATGTTCACGCATTCATTGATTTGAGTGTGGAACAATACGGCGTAGAGCGTAGCGTAAAAGGTAATGCTACTTTGTGCAGCTTTGATGGCAAATATCAAATTAAAATTGCCATGCAAGACAAGCTACATTTTGATGAACGCATTTATGCCGCTAAAGCACTCATTGATGAATGCTTAAATGAGTGGTCAGAAAACAGTCGTAGCGAACTGAAATTGATTGTTCAGGCAGCATTTGACGTGGACAAAGAAGGCAAAATCAACACCGTTAAAGTGTTAGCCTTGCGCCGACATGATATTCAAGACGAAAAATGGCAACGCGCCATGCAAGCCATTTCAGACAGCTTACATATTCAAACAACGCGCGAATACGTCCGTTTTTACGAACGTGATGATGAAACAGGCGAATATATTTTAATTAACCTAGATTTTGCGAAATTGTGA
- a CDS encoding DUF4189 domain-containing protein: protein MMIRCIFCLLLCAVSPLAVAETHGYLGFWHNPNDPLTVPETKTTQENNNREDARAEIEQFCSKQDKSLKNGQSGCFSITPLHDTCAAVAWSRKRGLMSPDNIVISIHPKFQKVAKLASKACRKQFGWFARCEIETVYCTDKQMYE, encoded by the coding sequence ATGATGATACGCTGTATTTTTTGCTTGCTTTTATGCGCCGTTTCGCCATTGGCTGTGGCAGAAACTCATGGCTATTTGGGTTTTTGGCATAATCCAAATGACCCGCTTACCGTTCCCGAAACCAAAACCACCCAAGAAAACAATAACCGTGAAGATGCTCGCGCCGAAATAGAACAATTTTGTAGTAAGCAGGATAAGTCATTGAAAAATGGACAATCTGGTTGTTTTTCCATCACCCCATTACACGATACTTGTGCGGCGGTAGCGTGGTCGCGTAAACGTGGTTTGATGTCGCCGGATAATATTGTCATCAGTATCCATCCGAAATTTCAAAAAGTTGCCAAACTTGCTAGCAAAGCTTGCCGCAAACAATTTGGCTGGTTTGCGCGTTGTGAAATAGAAACCGTGTATTGCACCGATAAACAAATGTATGAGTGA